Proteins found in one Myxocyprinus asiaticus isolate MX2 ecotype Aquarium Trade unplaced genomic scaffold, UBuf_Myxa_2 HiC_scaffold_74, whole genome shotgun sequence genomic segment:
- the LOC127439521 gene encoding tripartite motif-containing protein 16-like protein yields the protein MAETNISVAPYQFCCPVCLDLLKDPVTIPCGHSYCMNCITDCFNEDHNTGIYKCPQCRQTFNPRPALCKNVMFAEMVEKLKKTRIQETPCYAGAADVDCDVCTGRKQKAVKSCLVCLNSYCQNHLEQHENLFKTKRHNLTDATGRLQQMICPRHDKMLEIYCRTDQKCICILCMVDEHKNHDSVSAAAARTEKQIHFEETQIKLQKRILQKEKDVQDLSEAVMFHKHSAQTAVEDCELIFTELISSIERRRSEVTQLIRDQEKAAVSRAEDLLEQLEQEIDDLRRRNAEMQQLSHTDDHIHFLQSFQSLSVPPGSTDNINVTSHLSYDHVVKSVSQLRDKLEQFCTEETEKISAIVKTTQINFAPENETRKEFLQYYRPFTLDPNTVHKHFNLSKENTKASYTKAVQPYPDHPDRFDYWWQVLCSESLDGRCYWEVEWSANEGACVGIAVTYKNICRKGQHNKCLTGRNELSWKLSCSSSRYRFWHNNIKTELPEVFPNSRRIGVYVDHKAGILSFYSVSDTMSLIHRVQTTFTQPLYPVFGLDKNTAVKLCLLKA from the exons ATGGCAGAAACCAATATTTCAGTGGCTCCGTATCAGTTCTGCTGTCCAGTGTGTCTGGATCTCCTCAAGGATCCAGTGACCATTCCCTGTGGACACAGTTACTGTATGAACTGTATTACAGACTGCTTTAATGAAGATCATAATACAGGGATATACAAATGCCCTCAGTGCAGACAGACCTTCAATCCAAGACCTGCTTTATGTAAAAATGTGATGTTTGCTGAAATGGTGGAGAAACTGAAGAAGACGAGAATCCAAGAGACTCCCTGTTACGCTGGTGCTGCAGATGTGGATTGTGATGTCTGTACTGGAAGAAAACAGAAAGCGGTCAAGTCCTGTCTGGTGTGTCTCAACTCTTACTGTCAAAATCATCTTGAACAACATGAAAATCTGTTCAAGACTAAGAGACACAACTTGACTGATGCCACTGGACGACTCCAGCAGATGATCTGCCCTCGACATGATAAAATGCTGGAAATTTACTGCCGCACTGACCAGAAGTGTATTTGTATTCTGTGTATGGTGGATGAACACAAGAACCACGACAGTGTATCAGCTGCAGCAGCGAGAACTGAGAAACAG ATACATTTTGAGGAAACACAAATTAAACTCCAGAAGAGAATCCTGCAGAAAGAGAAAGATGTTCAGGATCTGAGTGAGGCTGTGATGTTTCACAAG CACTCTGCACAGACAGCAGTGGAGGACTGTGAGCTGATCTTCACTGAGTTGATCTCATCCATTGAGAGAAGGCGCTCTGAGGTGACACAGCTGATCAGAGATCAGGAAAAGGCTGCAGTGAGTCGAGCTGAAGATCTCTTGGAGCAACTGGAGCAGGAGATTGATGATCTGAGGAGGAGAAATGCAGAGATGCAGCAGCTTTCACACACTGATGATCACATTCATTTCCTTCAG AGTTTCCAGTCACTCTCTGTGCCTCCTGGATCAACAGACAACATCAATGTCACTTCTCATCTCTCTTATGATCATGTAGTGAAATCTGTCTCACAACTCAGAGACAAATTGGAGCAGTTCTGTACAGAGGAGACCGAGAAGATATCTGCTATAG TTAAAACTACCCAGATCAATTTCGCACCTGAAAATGAGACCAGGAAGGAGTTCCTACAAT ATTACCGTCCGTTCACTCTGGATCCAAACACAGTGCATAAACATTTTAATCTGTCTAAAGAGAACACCAAGGCTTCTTACACTAAAGCAGTTCAGCCGTATCCTGATCATCCAGACAGATTTGATTATTGGTGGCAGGTGTTGTGTAGCGAGAGTTTGGATGGACGCTGTTACTGGGAAGTGGAGTGGAGTGCGAATGAAGGTGCTTGTGTGGGTATCGCAGTGACATATAAAAACATCTGCAGGAAGGGACAGCATAACAAGTGTTTGACTGGACGTAATGAACTGTCCTGGAAATTATCCTGCTCTAGCTCCAGATACAGATTCTGGCACAATAATATTAAGACTGAACTGCCTGAAGTATTCCCCAACTCCAGAAGAATAGGAGTGTATGTAGATCACAAAGCAGGAATTCTGTCCTTCTACAGCGTCTCTGACACAATGAGCCTCATTCACAGAGTCCAGACCACATTCACTCAACCTCTGTATCCTGTGTTCGGACTAGATAAAAACACAGCTGTGAAACTGTGCCTTCTAAAAGCATAA